AGCCGCCCTCAAGGCCGCCCGCGCCGTCAATTACGTCGGCGCCGGCACCGTCGAATTCCTGCTCGACCGCAACGGCGACTTCTACTTCCTGGAAATGAACACCCGCCTGCAAGTCGAACACCCGGTCACCGAACTGATCACCGGCCTCGACCTCGTCGCCTGGCAACTGCACATCGCCGCCGGCCAGCCCCTGCCCCTGCGCCAGGAACAAGTGACACTCAGCGGCCACGCCATGGAAGTGCGCCTGTACGCCGAAGACCCAGCCCAGGGCTTCCTGCCGCAAACCGGCGACGTGTTGCGCTGGGAACCGACTGCCGGAGTGCGCATCGATCATGGCGTGCTGGAAGGCCAGCGCATCACCCCGTTCTACGACCCGATGCTGGGCAAGATCATCGCCCACGGCGCCACCCGCGAAGAGGCCCGGCGCAAGCTGGTCAGGGCCGTGGAAGACTGCGTGCTGCTCGGCGTCGCCACCAACCAGCGCCTGCTGGCCAGCTTGCTCAAGCATCCGCAATTCATCGCGGGCGACTTCAGTACCGGCTTTATCGCCGAACACTTCAGCGACATTCCACCTACCAACGCGACCCACAATGAACTGGCACTGGCCGCCGCGATGTTTTATCAACACAGCGCCAATGCTCACCCCACGCCGCTCTCTGGCTGGCGTAACAACGCCAGCGTGCCATGGACCTACCAATTGGCCGAACAGGATGAGCCCCGGGCAATCAGCCTCAGTGTGCTGGCAGACAATTGCTTGCAAATCGAGATTGATCAGCAGGCCATCGAGGTCCGCGACCTCACCAGCGACGGCCGCTGGGCCACAGCCGTGGTCAACGGCATCCGCCGCCGTATCGCCTACCACCTGCAAGGCACTCGTTGCTGGCTGCCCGGCGTGTGCATCACCAACCAAACCCAAGCCGTTGCCACCCGCCAGGCCGAGGCCAGCAACGGCACCGTCAAGGCGCCGATGGACGGCGCGATTGTCGAGGTACGGGTCAGCGAAGGTGATTCGGTCAGCCAGGGTCAGCTATTGCTGGTGCTGGAAGCGATGAAAATGGAGCACCCACTCAAGGCCGGCATGAGTGGCGTGGTCAAGCGAATCCAGGCGGTTGCAGGCGATCAGGTCAGGAACCGTCAGATTTTGCTGGAGATCGAGTAAGCCCTAGGCGGAACTAGCAGGCTTGGCTACGCTCTATCCCCATCAGGACGGGAAGAGTACGGGAACCTGCGATGCCTCATTGGCTGATTATTGATCTTGAAGCCACAACGGATGAAGGCGGCTGGCCCGTGACCGAGATGGAAGTCATCGAAATCGGTGTGAGCCTGGTTAACCGCCAGGGCCGTGAGCTGGACCATTTCCAGCGTTTTGTACGGCCGTTGCGCCGGCCATTGCTGACGCCGTTCTGCCGCCAGCTGACCCACATCACCCAGGCTAATATCGACGCTGCCGCGCCGTTGACTGAGGTGTGGCCGCTGTTCGAACGCTGGCTCGGGCAACACCAGGCTCGCCTTGAGGGCTGGGCGAGCTGGGGTGACTACGACCGCCAGCAACTGGAGCTGGAGTGGCAGCGCCATGGCTTGAGCAGCGTGCTGGGCCAGACGCCCCACGTGAACCTCAAGCAGCGCTTCGCCAAGGCCCGGCGCCTGGACAAGCCGCTGGGGCTCAACGGCGCGCTGCAACTGGCCGGGATGCAGTTCCATGGCCAGCAGCATCGGGCGCTCGAAGATGCGCGCAATACCGCACGGCTGCTGCCGTTGATTTTGCCCGTGTAGAAGGCATACTGGCCGACCTTTCTTGACCCTTTTCCGAGGATTCGCCCATGTTTAAAGTCAACGAGTACTTCGACGGCACCGTCAAGTCGATCGCTTTCGGCACTGCAGAAGGTCCGGCGACCGTCGGCGTCATGGCCCCGGGCGAATACGAGTTCGGCACCGCCCAGCGTGAAATCATGCACGTGGTATCAGGCGCGCTGACCGTCAAGCTGCCAGACAGCGCGGATTGGGAAACCTTCGAAGCCGGCAGCCAGTTCAACGTGCCTGCCAACAGCAAGTTCCAGCTGAAAGTAGCCGTCGACACGGCTTACCTGTGCGAATACCGCGGCTGATCTTTCGATAGCCGAAAAAAATGCCCGTCTCTCGCGAGACGGGCATTTTTCATTTCAGGGCCGATTACTCGAGAATCGTCACCGGCATGCCGACTTCCAGGCGCCCCACACCGTCGTTGACCAGGTTCTGCCCGAACATCACATCGCCCTCTTGCTCGCGATAGGTCTTGAGCGTGGCCAGCGGTTCGCGGTCGGCACTGCGTTCGCCGCTCGCCGGATCAATGGTGGTCAGGATGCAACGTGAGCAGGACTTGACCACACGAAACTCGACGTCGCCAATCCGCACCCGTTTCCAGCCGTCCTCGGCAAACGCTTCGCTGCCCTCGATCACCAGGTTGGGACGAAAACGCAGCATTTCCATGGGGCGACCGACGCGTTGGGACAGGTCATCCAGGGACGCTTGGCCGATCAGCAACAGTGGAAAACCATCGGCAAACGCGACCTTGTCATCATCCTTGCCATAACCGGCCTCGGTGGTACGTGCACGCGCCAGCGGCACTTGCACCAGACGCGTGGGTTTGCCGATGAATTCGCTGAGCCAGGCGCCCGCCGCATCACCGGCATCCGGCACACGCAGGGTGTCGCGCCAGATAGTCACGCCGCGCAACTCGGCATCGTCGCCGGGCAGTGGCACGTCGAGGGCCGGCTGCCCTTCGGCGCTCAGGGTCAGGCCGCCGGCGCTGTTCCATAACGCCGACAGCTGGCTCATTTTGGCCACGGCGCGCTGGGTCAGGAAACGCCCGCTGGCCTCGTCCACCAACATCCAGCGTCGATCCCCGTCGAGCCCAAGTGTATCCAGGGCGATCTGCTGCAAGGGTTCACCCTTGCCGGACTTCAAGGGGTATCGGTACAACGCGCTGAGACGAAGCATGGGCCTGCATTCCTGAGGGGCAAAGCCGCCACCCTAAGCTCAAGCCGGTACTTCGTCCAGCATCAAGCGTTGACGAACCACGTCCACCAACTTGTCGGGCTGGAACTTGGAGAGGAAGTTGTCGCACCCGACCTTCTTCACCATCGAATCGTTGAAGCTGCCGGACAACGAGGTGTGCAGTACGACGTAGAGGCCACGCAGGCGCGGGTCATTGCGAATTTCGGTGGTCAGGCGGTAGCCGTCCATCTCGGGCATTTCGGCGTCGGTGAAGATCATCAACAGTTTGTCGGTCATCACCTGGCCGCTGTCGGCCCACCCCTTGAGCATGTTCAGGGCCTTGAGGCCATCGCTGGCAATGTGCATCTTCACCCCCAGTTGGCCGAGGGTGTCACGCAGTTGCGAAAGGGCCACGTTGGAGTCATCCACCAGCAGCACTTCTCGGCCACGGGCGCGCTCCAGCACCGGGTCTTCGAGTTTCTCGCGGGAGACCTTGGCATTGTACGGCACGATTTCGGCGAGGACTTTTTCTACGTCGATGATTTCCACCAACTGGTCGTCGACCTTGCTGATGGCCGTCAGGTAATGCTGGCGCCCGGCACTGGCCGGCGGTGGCAGGATCGCTTCCCAGTTCATGTTGACGATGCGGTCGACGCCGCCCACCAGGAATGCCTGCACCGAGCGGTTGTATTCGGTGACGATAATGGTGCTGTTAGGCCCCGGAATCAGCGGGCGCATGCCAATCGCCTGGGACAGGTCGATCACCGGCAACGTCTGGCCACGCAGGTTGACCACGCCGCAGACAAAGGGATGCCGCTGGGGCATCAGGGTCAACTTGGGCAGTTGCAGCACTTCCTGCACCTTGAACACGTTGATCGCGAACAACTGCCGCCCGGCCAGGCGAAACATGAGGATCTCCAGGCGATTCTCGCCCACCAATTGTGTGCGTTGATCTACCGTGTCGAGAATGCCGGCCATTAAAGACTCCTGGGTTTAGCGGATGGATAGTGCTGGTCACTGAAGGAGGTTATCGGCGGCAAACGCCGGACCTTGACCCCCGCTAAAATGCCATGTAAATCCATTGATGTCACACTGACATCATGCTTTACTGAGCTTGCTTCAACGCAAGGCCCATCACCACCGCCGCGTGACCACAAAGTCAGCGCGAGGTTCCCCCATGTAAGGGATTCCCCTACCCACAATCAGGATCAACCTGATATTCGCGATATCTAATAGCCATTAATGTGACGCCATTCTCATTGCATGAATGGAGTCAGGCTTTTGTTTGCTATCGCAAGCCCACGGCCCACGGGTCGTCCAAAGACTTACGTCTTGGCAACCGAAGAAGTTGTGCGAATGCCCTTGAGGAATGTGAGGGTGCCGGACGAACGCAGCGATCAATCAAATAAAAGTCCTACTGAAAAGTCGGAAGCAGACTACAGATATTCGTCATATTTCAGCGGTACTTTTAAGCCATTGACCAGGTGCAACATCTCATTATCCGACCGTATGTTGTGGAGACTTGCATGATGAACGACGGCAAAGAGTGGCAACTTGCACTTCCCGAGTTCCTCCTTGAGGCACAAATGCTGCTGGACAAATCCCAGGAGTGCTTGAGCCACCTGCATCTGATCCGCAACGACAGCGACGCCGTCGATTGCATGAAAAGCAGCCTGATCAAGCTTGCGGAAAAGTCCGACGCCTTGGCCCTGCGGGCGATCAGCGAGTTTTCACGGCATGTGCAGTACTTGATCAGCAATGCCGCCAGCCCCCTGCAATTGCATGATCAGGCACTGGATGCGCTGAATGCCTGCCTGACCTTACTGGCCTGGCAACTGGAGTTGATCGATGCAAAAACCGGCAAGCTCGGCCTGGATGAAACCGAACAAACCGCGTTAATTGCCACGGTCGTCCAACACATCCCGCAAAGCGACTTCGGTTATAAGCGACAGCACCGCGTGCCTTACGCCATTTGAGTATTCTTCGCATCCAATCAGAGAAATGTCGTATTCAATTGCCGCCTTATCCAAAAACGACAGCCACAACTAATCCTGCCTGACGTCGTTGTTAGCAAAAAATATCAATAAGCCACTAACGACAATACCGATACAAAAAGACTTCAATGATACAACTTCCCCACTATTTGAACTCCTGGACTACCTCCCGGGGCACTGCCGTGATTAATACTACTCATCAGGCTCGGCGCCAGGCGACCAACGGTAATAGTGGTGGTACCATGCCCCGCTCGAAGTGACTCAACTTCATGATGCATATAAACGTGAAATGCGCCTCCTATGTACGCCAGCCTGAAGTCACTCATCGCAAGGTCCGTGTCCCGAAGCAATGCACGCTGGATGACGCTCGCGCTATGCCTGTGCGCATGCCTGTTCAGCCTGTGGGGTTATGCACACTCGGCCAATATTCCTCTCATCCTGCTGCTGTTGAACCTGGCCATCTTGTCGGTGGTAGGCCTGCAACAGTGGCGCTCACGCAAATCCATCAAGTTCCAGCCCCAGGAGTTGGCCGACCGTCTGTTGCAGGTTCAGGAAAACGAGCGTCATCGCCTGAGCCGCGAACTGCACGACGATATTGGCCAATTGTTGACCGCCGCCAAGCTGCAAAGTGAGTGGCTCAAACGCCGCCTGCCGGCAGACCTGCAAGGCCATTGTTCAGTACTGTGTAACACCTTGAACGAAACCCTGGCCAAGGTGCAGGACGTGTCGGCCATCCTCAACCCCCGGCAGTTGGCGAGCCTGGGGCTGGAGGCGAGCCTGCGGGCGCACCTGCTCAAGGCCCTGGAAAACACCCGGGTGAGCTGGAGCCTGGAATGCCATCAAAGGCTGACGGGCATCCCGGAAGAGATGGCCGTTGCGGCTTTTCGCATTACCCAGGAAGCCGTCACCAATATGCTTCGCCATGCCCAGGCACATAACCTGCTGGTGCGCCTGCAACGCCTGCCCGAAGGCCTGTCACTGTTTATCAGCGATGACGGCCAGGGCTTTTCACCCGCCATCAACCCCGCCCTGGAAGGCCAACGGGGCATGGCCGGGATGTCCGAGCGAATTGATCAACTGGGAGGCACGTTGTCCGTCAATAGCCAGCCCGGCTTTGGGACAAGGATCGAAGCGCTTTTCCCCTGGGCGCCCCGCGCCCTCGAACGGGCCAACCCCCATAAGGTTCTAGAGTGACGTGCAACTTACTCCTGGTGGATGACCACTCCCTGATCAGGGCCGGCGTGCGCGCGCTGGTCATGGATATTCCCGGCTACGCAGTGGTCGGCGAAGCCAGCGATGGTGCCCAGCTGCTGGAGCGATTCGACGCGCTGCAACCGGACATCGTACTGCTCGACCTGTCGATGAAGCACACCGGCGGGCTCGATGCGCTCAAGTCTCTCAAGCGCGCCCATCCCAAGAGCAAAGTGCTGATCCTGTCGATGCACACCGACCCGGAACTGATCATGTGCGCCCTGGAATCCGGCGCCCATGGCTACCTGCTCAAGGACACCACCGCCAATGAGCTGGAACAGGCGCTGCTGGCCTTGCGCAACAACGAACGCTACCTGAGCCCTGCCATCGCCCACACGGTGATCAACCAGGCGCTGGTGCGCAATCAGGCCCAGGCCAACCCGCGGCCTCACAACCACAACCTGACGGCACGCCAGTTGGAAATCCTGCGCCTGATCGTGCGCGGCAAGTCCACCCGGGAAATCGCCAATGGCCTGGGCTTGAGCATCAAGACCGTGGAAGCCCACCGCTCGCAAATCATGAAGCGCCTGCAGATTTTCGACGTGGCAGGCCTGGTGTTGTTCGCCGTGCGCGAACACATCATCAGCCTGGACGATTAGCCAGCAACGGCGAATCCGCCGGCAGGTGCACCCGCAGCGCCTGGGGCAAGGCAGCAAAGTGCAGGTCGTCACCCTGCAGCGGCTCGCCATCCAGGTTGATCGCCAGCCCTTCGGCGACCTTGATTTCGACCCACGGCAAACGCGCCCGCACAAACATGTTGTCCAGGCCCCAGCCATCCGTCATCAGGTTGCGCAGGGTGCCGACCACCTCCTGTGGGGCTGGCAGGATGCTGATGTCCAGCAATCCATCATCGGCCAGGGCGCCGGGGCACAACACATGGCCCCCGCCGGCCTGGCGCCCGTTGCCGATGCCCAATGCCAGCAACTCGCCGCGCCAGTGAAAGTCGGGGCCCTGCAACTCAGCGTAGGCCGCGCGCAATTCGCTGAAGCGTGACAGGCCGGTAAACAAATACGCTGCGCCACCGAGGACCTTCTTCAGGTCTTCGGAGGTATTGGCGGTGACCTGGCTGCCAAAACCGCCGGTGGCCATATTAAGGAAGATCTGCCCGCCCACCTCGCCCAAGTCGATAGCACGCGCCGACACGTCCAGCAGCTCCAGAGCCAGCTCAGGCTCCAGCGGCACGCCGGCGGCACGGGCAAAATCGTTGGCGGTACCCAGCGGCATCAGCACCAGGCTGGCGTCGGTGTTGGCCCGGGCCATGGCCTCGGCCACATCCCGCAACGTGCCATCGCCGCCGCCGGCAATCAACCGGGTGTAGCCATCGGCCAGGGCTTGATCGACAAACCGCTGGGCATCGCCTCCCTCCCACGTCACCCGAACAGCCAATTCCCAACCCTGGTCGCGCTTGCCCTGCACCGCCGCCCGCACCTGCTCATTGAGGGCTTGCTTGCCGTGCAGAATCAACAGTGCCTTGGGTGTGCTCATGGATGAATGCTCCTGGGTTTAAAGGTTCCTGATGGATGTGGACCATGGCCAATCGAAAAAAAGCCATCGGCGTTGGAAATTAGCCGGGCCGTTGTAGCGTTTCTGACACCGATCAACTCGCATTTTGCGAAATCCGCCTAGACTTGCACCCATTCCCATCCGACAAGGCCGTCGTCCCATGATCACCATGTCCGCCTTCCACTCCATGCTCATCCCCATCCTGATCGGCATGATCCTCCTGGCCATAGGCTTCAACTTTCGCGACAAAGGCATTGGCGTGTTCGGCATGTGGATCGGCATGCTGCTGATCCTCGGCACAGTGGTGTACAAGATCCTCGCCAAACTCGCCGAATGACAATCCCACTCGCATTGCACATGACGGCCTCGTACACTCGGTCAATTCGTCGTTTTTAAGGTTGACCGCCTCGTGCTTGCCCGTCTGTTTGCCCTGCCCTGCTGCCTGTTTATCTGCCTGCTGACCCTGCTGCCCATGGCGCCTGCCCACGCCGTGAGCCTGCCGGGCCTGCTGGGCAGCACCAACAAACCCCAGCCGCAAGCCGACGTCCCGCTGGGCCAGTCGCTGGACGAGGTGATCAAGACCCTGGAAAACGACCAGCAGCGCACCAAGCTGCTCAACGACCTGAAAAAACTCCGCGAAACCACGCAAAAGGCCCAGCCCGCCGCTGAACTGGGTGTATTGGGTTTGATCGGTGGCACCCTGTCGAGCCTTGAGCAACAGTTTTCCGGTGCCGACAGCCCGATCAATCGC
This genomic window from Pseudomonas sp. Bout1 contains:
- a CDS encoding acetyl/propionyl/methylcrotonyl-CoA carboxylase subunit alpha, with protein sequence MPMFNKILIANRGEIACRIQRTAQSLGYRTVAVYSAPDANSLHVQMADEAINIGPAPVNQSYLNIEAILDAAHRTGADAIHPGYGFLSENPDFARACAKASLTFIGPSPEAIELMGSKRLSKIAMLNAGVPCIKGYQGQDQDDQTLQQQATHIGYPLMIKASAGGGGRGMRLVHSPDTLLEHLRTARSEAQNAFGSAELILEHALIAPRHVEIQLFGDTHGNLIYLGERDCSIQRRHQKIIEEAPCPIMTFELRQAMGEAALKAARAVNYVGAGTVEFLLDRNGDFYFLEMNTRLQVEHPVTELITGLDLVAWQLHIAAGQPLPLRQEQVTLSGHAMEVRLYAEDPAQGFLPQTGDVLRWEPTAGVRIDHGVLEGQRITPFYDPMLGKIIAHGATREEARRKLVRAVEDCVLLGVATNQRLLASLLKHPQFIAGDFSTGFIAEHFSDIPPTNATHNELALAAAMFYQHSANAHPTPLSGWRNNASVPWTYQLAEQDEPRAISLSVLADNCLQIEIDQQAIEVRDLTSDGRWATAVVNGIRRRIAYHLQGTRCWLPGVCITNQTQAVATRQAEASNGTVKAPMDGAIVEVRVSEGDSVSQGQLLLVLEAMKMEHPLKAGMSGVVKRIQAVAGDQVRNRQILLEIE
- a CDS encoding exonuclease domain-containing protein; this encodes MPHWLIIDLEATTDEGGWPVTEMEVIEIGVSLVNRQGRELDHFQRFVRPLRRPLLTPFCRQLTHITQANIDAAAPLTEVWPLFERWLGQHQARLEGWASWGDYDRQQLELEWQRHGLSSVLGQTPHVNLKQRFAKARRLDKPLGLNGALQLAGMQFHGQQHRALEDARNTARLLPLILPV
- a CDS encoding pyrimidine/purine nucleoside phosphorylase, producing MFKVNEYFDGTVKSIAFGTAEGPATVGVMAPGEYEFGTAQREIMHVVSGALTVKLPDSADWETFEAGSQFNVPANSKFQLKVAVDTAYLCEYRG
- a CDS encoding MOSC domain-containing protein; this encodes MLRLSALYRYPLKSGKGEPLQQIALDTLGLDGDRRWMLVDEASGRFLTQRAVAKMSQLSALWNSAGGLTLSAEGQPALDVPLPGDDAELRGVTIWRDTLRVPDAGDAAGAWLSEFIGKPTRLVQVPLARARTTEAGYGKDDDKVAFADGFPLLLIGQASLDDLSQRVGRPMEMLRFRPNLVIEGSEAFAEDGWKRVRIGDVEFRVVKSCSRCILTTIDPASGERSADREPLATLKTYREQEGDVMFGQNLVNDGVGRLEVGMPVTILE
- a CDS encoding chemotaxis protein CheV, translating into MAGILDTVDQRTQLVGENRLEILMFRLAGRQLFAINVFKVQEVLQLPKLTLMPQRHPFVCGVVNLRGQTLPVIDLSQAIGMRPLIPGPNSTIIVTEYNRSVQAFLVGGVDRIVNMNWEAILPPPASAGRQHYLTAISKVDDQLVEIIDVEKVLAEIVPYNAKVSREKLEDPVLERARGREVLLVDDSNVALSQLRDTLGQLGVKMHIASDGLKALNMLKGWADSGQVMTDKLLMIFTDAEMPEMDGYRLTTEIRNDPRLRGLYVVLHTSLSGSFNDSMVKKVGCDNFLSKFQPDKLVDVVRQRLMLDEVPA
- a CDS encoding sensor histidine kinase; translated protein: MYASLKSLIARSVSRSNARWMTLALCLCACLFSLWGYAHSANIPLILLLLNLAILSVVGLQQWRSRKSIKFQPQELADRLLQVQENERHRLSRELHDDIGQLLTAAKLQSEWLKRRLPADLQGHCSVLCNTLNETLAKVQDVSAILNPRQLASLGLEASLRAHLLKALENTRVSWSLECHQRLTGIPEEMAVAAFRITQEAVTNMLRHAQAHNLLVRLQRLPEGLSLFISDDGQGFSPAINPALEGQRGMAGMSERIDQLGGTLSVNSQPGFGTRIEALFPWAPRALERANPHKVLE
- a CDS encoding response regulator transcription factor encodes the protein MTCNLLLVDDHSLIRAGVRALVMDIPGYAVVGEASDGAQLLERFDALQPDIVLLDLSMKHTGGLDALKSLKRAHPKSKVLILSMHTDPELIMCALESGAHGYLLKDTTANELEQALLALRNNERYLSPAIAHTVINQALVRNQAQANPRPHNHNLTARQLEILRLIVRGKSTREIANGLGLSIKTVEAHRSQIMKRLQIFDVAGLVLFAVREHIISLDD